The genomic stretch CATTGAAATTCTCAATATTGGTAGTTTCAATATCTTCCGTATCAGGATTTCCGAAGATTGTTCTTTTTCTTTTGTCAACTACTCTTCAGTTTTCTCTAATTTTCACAATTTGACCATAATCAATACAAGTGTCAGCATAGTATTCAAGAAGAGTGAATACATAATCATCGTTTCCATCTGAAAAAATCTGGATTTTATTATTTGGGAATGGGAGTTCCACTCTTGAGAAGAGTTTTTCGATCATTTCTTTGCAGGTTTCCTGAGTCCATTTTCCGATAGAATACGC from Candidatus Methanoperedens sp. encodes the following:
- a CDS encoding IS1 family transposase; translation: AYSIGKWTQETCKEMIEKLFSRVELPFPNNKIQIFSDGNDDYVFTLLEYYADTCIDYGQIVKIREN